CATAGATCAAGCACCGGCCTTCAAGCCAGATGTAATCTTGCTCGACATGATGATGCCTGGCATGAGCGGCATTGAAACCCTCAAGGTGCTGAAAACCTTGCCGGAGGTTGAGAATGTGCCGGTTATTATGGTGTCTGCCGACGACAGTGACGACAGTATCATCGACGCCCTCGACATAGGCGCGCACGACTTCATTTCCAAACCCTTCATCTACCCGGTGCTGGAAGCCCGCGTGCGCTCGGCGGTGAGGCTCAAGCAAAGCCAGGAAGAACTGGGCGCCGCCAACGAGCGGCTGGCCATTCTCGCCTCAACAGATTCCCTGACCGGTTGCTTTAATCGACGCCACTTCTTTGAGATGAGCCAGCTGGAGTTCGCCAAGGCCACCCGCCACGGACGGCCTTTGTCGGTAGTGATGCTCGATGCCGATAAATTCAAAGCCATTAACGACACCTACGGCCACGCCATGGGCGATGAGGCACTGAAGGCCATTGCCGACACCTGCCGAAGCTGCCTGCGGGAATCAGACATACTGGCGCGCCTGGGGGGTGAAGAGTTTGCCTTATGCTGCGCTGAAACCAACCGTGATGGCGCCGCCCAACTGGCCGAACGCATCCGGCAAGCCATTGAGAAGACCACCGTCGAGCTTGACGGGCAGGCCATCAACTTTACCCTGAGCCTGGGTGTTACCGAACTGGGTGAAGGGGATATCAGCTTCGATCAGTTGATAAACCGCGCCGATCAGCTGCTATATCAGGCTAAGTCTAATAATCGAAATTGCGTGGTGGCAGGCTGAGCCAAGCAGCCGCCAGCCTCACCCTTGTAAGCCATGGCTTACAAAAGCTTCAGCCATACGCCACTATCGCCTACACCCTGCCTTGGGCAGAATACACAACATACAAGGAAGTCGACACGGAAGTGATTCAGGCCATTGATGGTCAAGGGAGGCGCCCTTTGGAAAACAGGGCCATAACAAATACGGTCAGGGATACGGCATCAAGGATAGGCAGAAGGATTCTGCAAGATGATGCAAGGACAGCGATTAAGGATTAATCGATAAGACCGACACTTAGGGAAAGATATTCAAAGGCCAGCACTGCTGGTCTTTTTCATTTCCGGGCTTTACTAATCCCGTGAAGCCACAGCCGTGTCAGCCAAAGCTGACAAGCCGCTGGCCAGAAACCTACGCCTGCTGCCGTTCCAAGCCACTGGGCGCACAGCAGGTGGTTTTGCATAATACCCATCAACAAGGAAGTACACAGGATGTAACGCGGCCACTGAAGGCAAAGGGAAGTACCTCCCGGATGGAGGTCATAGATAGGTCAAGGAATAGGGACGAAGACCAGCACTTAGGGAAAACGCTTTAAGAGGGCCAGCTTTGCTGGCCCTCTTTCATTTGCGCGTTAAAAAAAGCTGCGGCTTACGGATGTAGGTTTTGGCTGACACACTCTGGCGCTTCCCGCCACTAGGCGCACACGGGGCAATTTTGCAAAATACCCATCAACAAGGACGTACCACAAGGAAGTATCGAGGCCAGCGAAGGCCAAGGGAAGCGCCCTCAGGACGACAGGGCCAAATAAACAAGGTCAAGGAAAAAGGATCACGGACGGTTCAAGACCACAACTTAGGGAAACACATTCAAAAGCCGGCATTGCCGGCTTTTTTTCTATCCGTCACCTGCGACTTC
This genomic stretch from Simiduia sp. 21SJ11W-1 harbors:
- a CDS encoding diguanylate cyclase; the protein is MARIFIVDDVEDNIKLLWYNLEDDGHEVASANSGQACIDQAPAFKPDVILLDMMMPGMSGIETLKVLKTLPEVENVPVIMVSADDSDDSIIDALDIGAHDFISKPFIYPVLEARVRSAVRLKQSQEELGAANERLAILASTDSLTGCFNRRHFFEMSQLEFAKATRHGRPLSVVMLDADKFKAINDTYGHAMGDEALKAIADTCRSCLRESDILARLGGEEFALCCAETNRDGAAQLAERIRQAIEKTTVELDGQAINFTLSLGVTELGEGDISFDQLINRADQLLYQAKSNNRNCVVAG